The following are encoded together in the Brachionichthys hirsutus isolate HB-005 unplaced genomic scaffold, CSIRO-AGI_Bhir_v1 contig_202, whole genome shotgun sequence genome:
- the LOC137912615 gene encoding pyruvate dehydrogenase phosphatase regulatory subunit, mitochondrial-like yields the protein MCSCVLRSRALSPRLLLPPSSYRLRDRGFLTSGHCMAVSGDPQMLPLPSQARVVICGGGIVGTSVAYHLAKLGWTDVVLLEQGRLGAGTTRLCAGIVSVAKPISIECQMANYSISLYQQLEEETGVKTGYVKTGSLCLAQNHDRFISLKRLASRLKVMGISSNIIKPKEVTKLHPLVNIHDLLGALHLPDDAVVSPPDVNHAMAVAAAGHGVQILERTGVQQVLIERGQVVAVETDRGTIECERFINCAGQWAYELGQASEKKVSIPLHGCEHFYLLTKPLQEPLPLNTPVVVDMDGRIYARPWQGGLLSGGFEKNPKPIFTEGRNQQEIQNMQEDWDHFEPMLTALLRRMPGLETAEINQLVNCPESFTPDMRCLMGETAGISGYYVLAGMNSSGLAFAGGAGKYLSEWITFGYSTANVWPLDVKRFGNLQSSRTFLRHRVMEVVPLLFELKVPRWDFQTGRQLRTSPLYDRLDTQGARWMEKHGFERPKYFVPTGKDLLSLDQSKTFYKPDWFDIVGAEVKCCKEAVCVIDMSSFTKFELTSANDQALDLLQHLCANDLDVPVGHIVHTGMLNERGGYENDCSVVRISKNSFFIISPTDQQVHCWSWIKKHMPNDPNLHLEDVSWKYTALNLIGPRATDVLAELSYVSMTPDHFPSMFCKEMSVGYANGIRVMSMTHTGEPGFMLYIPIEYALHVYNEVMSVGQKYGIRNAGYYALRSLRIEKFFAFWGQDLNTFTTPLECGREFRVKFDKDTDFLGCRALLQQRQDGVFRRFVMLILEDHDTELDLWPWWGEPIYCNGQLAGATTSSAYSYTLERHVCLGFVSPPPSPEGLPTPITPDFINRGDYELDIAGQRYSAKAKLYPFSSLFTQQKRRKGDMELNNLQGK from the exons ATGTGCAGCTGTGTGCTGCGCTCCAGGGCTCTGTCCCCAAGGCTGCTGCTACCCCCCAGTAGCtacagactgagagacagaggcTTCTTGACCTCTGGCCATTGTATGGCCGTCAGCGGAGACCCCCAGATGCTGCCATTACCCAGCCAGGCCCGTGTGGTGATCTGTGGAGGAGGCATCGTAGGGACATCGGTCGCCTACCACCTGGCCAAACTGGGCTGGACTGATgtggtgctgctggagcaggGCAG ACTTGGAGCAGGAACAACCAGACTGTGTGCTGGTATTGTCAGTGTGGCCAAGCCTATTTCCATTGAATGTCAAATGGCAAACTATTCTATCAGTCTTTACCAACAActtgaggaggagacgggagtcAAAACAG GTTACGTGAAGACGGGATCTCTGTGTCTGGCCCAAAATCATGATCGCTTCATCTCTCTGAAGCGCCTGGCATCCCGACTAAA AGTTATGGGAATCAGTTCAAACATCATTAAGCCAAAAGAGGTGACCAAACTCCACCCCCTTGTTAATATTCATGACCTGCTGGGGGCCCTCCACCTGCCTGACGATGCTGTGGTGTCACCGCCTGATGTTAACCATGCCAtggctgtggctgctgctggtcaTG GAGTTCAGATTCTAGAACGAACCGGCGTTCAGCAGGTCCTGATAGAGAGGGGTCAGGTGGTGGCCGTGGAGACCGACCGTGGCACCATTGAGTGTGAACGCTTCATCAACTGTGCTGGACAG TGGGCTTATGAGCTTGGCCAGGCCAGTGAGAAGAAGGTGTCTATTCCTCTTCACGGCTGTGAACACTTCTACCTCCTCACTAAACCGCTCCAGGAGCCTCTTCCACTCAACACTCCAG TGGTGGTGGATATGGACGGCAGGATATACGCTCGGCCGTGGCAGGGAGGCCTTCTGTCCGGGGGCTTTGAGAAGAACCCCAAACCCATCTTCACCGAGGGCCGCAATCAGCAGGAGATCCAGAACATGCAGGAGGACTGGGACCACTTTG AGCCAATGTTGACTGCCCTGCTGAGAAGAATGCCGGGACTTGAGACTGCAGAGATCAATCAGCTGGTCAACTGTCCAGAGTCCTTCACTCCTGATATGCGCTGTCTGATGGGCGAGACGGCGGGTATCTCTGGCTACTACGTGCTGGCAGGGATGAACTCCTCTGGCCTGGCCTTTGCTGGTGGAGCTGGCAA GTACCTGTCAGAGTGGATAACCTTTGGCTACTCCACTGCCAACGTCTGGCCACTGGACGTCAAACGCTTCGGCaacctgcagagcagcagaaccttCCTGAGGCACAGAGTGATGGAAGTCGTGC CTCTGCTGTTTGAACTGAAGGTTCCTCGCTGGGACTTTCAGACTGGCCGCCAGCTGAGGACCAGCCCGCTGTATGACCGTTTAGACACCCAGGGAGCTCGCTGGATGGAGAAACATGGCTTCGAAAGACCTAAATACTTTGTTCCTACAGGGAAAG ATCTGCTCTCTCTGGACCAAAGTAAGACGTTCTACAAGCCTGATTGGTTTGACATTGTTGGCGCAGAAGTGAAATGCTGCAAAGAAGCCGTCTGTGTCATTGACATGTCCTCCTTCACCAAGTTTGAACTAACT TCAGCAAACGACCAAGCTCTGGACCTGCTTCAACATCTGTGTGCCAACGACCTGGATGTCCCTGTTGGACATATTGTCCACACTGGCATGCTAAATGAGAGAGGGGGGTACGAGAACGACTGCAGTGTGGTCCGCATCAGCAAGAATAG CTTCTTCATCATTTCTCCAACCGACCAGCAGGTGCACTGTTGGTCGTGGATAAAGAAACACATGCCGAACGACCCAAACCTCCACCTAGAGGACGTCAGCTGGAAGTACACTG CTTTAAATCTGATTGGACCCCGGGCAACGGACGTTCTAGCTGAGCTGTCGTATGTGTCTATGACGCCAGACCACTTCCCCTCCATGTTCTGTAAG GAGATGAGTGTTGGCTATGCCAACGGCATCAGAGTGATGAGTATGACTCACACTGGGGAACCGGGCTTCATGCTCTATATACCTATAGAG TATGCTCTGCATGTGTACAACGAGGTGATGTCAGTGGGTCAGAAGTATGGAATCCGTAATGCAGGGTACTACGCACTGCGCAGCCTCCGCATCGAGAAGTTCTTTGCTTTCTGGGGTCAGGACCTCAACACCTTCACCACCCCGCTGGAGTGTGGACGAGAGTTCAGGGTGAAGTTTGACAAG GACACAGATTTCCTCGGTTGCAGGGCGTTGCTGCAGCAGCGTCAGGACGGCGTGTTCCGCAGGTTCGTCATGCTGATTCTAGAGGACCACGACACAGAGCTCGATCTGTGGCCCTGGTGGGGCGAGCCCATCTACTGTAACGGTCAGCTAGCTGGCGCAACCACCAGCAGCGCCTACAGCTACACTCTGGAGCGCCAC
- the LOC137912636 gene encoding prepronociceptin-like, which translates to MRTVVALLLLFLCDSGQADCRTDCLSCSNILSKPLDFNTMVCLAECHNNISPSSYWDFCRKVLSPQISSLSGTVWKRSQEEVEAIYPEEKEQLDGGLLLPIALQRFDHVTGPLGVNEGALGTRGSQLNTAYNYQNTLSLEDEDEDEDEEGLGKGADREGDADLKLSKRFGGFVKGRHGYRKLLYPGRSYQKRYGGFIGIRKSARKWSNQKRFSEFLKQYLGMSSRATEFNSVSADLTQQNEV; encoded by the exons ATGAGGACTGTGGTGGCTCTCCTGCtcctttttttatgtgattctgGACAGGCTGACTGCCGGACAGActgcctgtcctgcagcaacatCCTTTCCAAACCGCTCGATTTCAACACCATG GTGTGTCTTGCTGAGTGCCACAACAACATCTCCCCATCCTCCTACTGGGACTTTTGTCGTAAGGTGCTCTCCCCACAAATTTCCTCGCTTAGTGGTACCGTGTGGAAAAGATCtcaagaggaggtggaggccatTTATCCTGAGGAGAAGGAACAATTGGATGGAGGTCTGCTGCTCCCAATTGCTTTGCAGCGGTTCGATCATGTGACCGGGCCTCTTGGTGTGAATGAAGGGGCTCTGGGCACCAGGGGCAGCCAACTGAATACTGCCTATAACTATCAGAATACCCTGTCTcttgaggatgaggatgaggatgaggatgaggaagggcTAGGAAAAGGGGCTGATAGAGAGGGCGATGCCGATCTGAAGCTTTCCAAGAGGTTTGGCGGCTTTGTCAAAGGGAGGCACGGTTACAGGAAGCTGTTGTATCCAGGAAGATCTTACCAAAAGAGGTATGGCGGCTTCATCGGCATTCGGAAGTCAGCCCGCAAGTGGAGCAACCAAAAACGGTTCAGTGAGTTCCTGAAGCAGTACCTCGGGATGAGCAGTCGGGCCACTGAGTTCAACAGCGTGTCAGCGGACCTGACCCAACAGAATGAAGTTTAG